Proteins encoded in a region of the Clostridium butyricum genome:
- a CDS encoding phosphate ABC transporter substrate-binding protein — translation MKRKSLKLLASALLITMMGVGMIGCGSSNNDTGADKSADTTKEQSVSGSITISGSSALLPLMEQSIEKFNEKYPEVEISAQAGGSGTGLTQVLDGTVNIGNSDIFAEDKLEADQAKQLVDHKVVAQGFAVVVSKSLGIDNLTKDQIKDIFSGKVTNWNQITKEDGTAGPDKEIFVVHRKSGSGTRATFEEKILDGDKSLENDSIGVMQDSNGAVLTAMKQNEGAISYLGLAYMNTDEAKEALTSVKIDGKSDEKANICDGSYPFWSWGHMYTKGEADEASKAFIEYVSSSDNKESLENLGFISGNEMKVK, via the coding sequence ATGAAAAGAAAGTCTTTAAAATTATTAGCAAGTGCTCTTTTAATTACAATGATGGGGGTAGGAATGATTGGATGCGGAAGCAGCAACAATGATACAGGAGCAGATAAAAGTGCTGATACAACTAAAGAACAAAGCGTAAGTGGATCAATAACAATTAGTGGATCTTCGGCATTATTACCATTAATGGAACAATCAATAGAAAAATTTAATGAAAAGTATCCAGAAGTGGAAATTAGCGCACAAGCAGGTGGATCTGGAACAGGTCTTACTCAAGTATTAGATGGAACAGTTAATATAGGAAACTCAGATATATTTGCTGAAGATAAATTAGAAGCAGATCAAGCGAAACAATTAGTTGACCATAAAGTAGTAGCTCAAGGATTTGCAGTAGTAGTAAGCAAATCATTAGGAATAGATAATTTAACAAAAGATCAAATTAAAGATATATTCTCAGGAAAAGTAACAAACTGGAATCAAATAACTAAGGAAGATGGAACTGCAGGTCCAGATAAAGAAATCTTTGTAGTTCACAGAAAGAGTGGGTCAGGAACAAGAGCTACTTTTGAAGAAAAAATCTTAGATGGTGATAAGAGTTTAGAAAATGACTCAATTGGAGTAATGCAAGATTCAAATGGTGCAGTTTTAACAGCTATGAAGCAAAATGAAGGTGCTATTAGTTACTTAGGTCTTGCTTACATGAATACAGACGAAGCAAAAGAAGCTTTAACATCTGTAAAGATTGATGGAAAGAGCGATGAAAAAGCAAACATATGTGATGGATCATATCCTTTCTGGTCATGGGGACACATGTACACTAAGGGTGAAGCAGATGAAGCATCAAAAGCATTTATAGAATATGTATCAAGCAGTGACAATAAAGAAAGTTTAGAAAACTTAGGTTTCATTTCAGGTAATGAAATGAAAGTTAAATAG
- the pstA gene encoding phosphate ABC transporter permease PstA — protein sequence MNSKRADKIATIVFYAISIFIVTLLGAFIAYILYKGGSMLKPSFLFGKPKISGAGGGIGPQLFNSFYMLIISLLITIPIGIGAGIYLAEYAKQGPIVNFIRICLETMSSLPSIVIGMFGLLVFVNMAGWGYSILAGALSVSILNIPSMTRISEDAIKSASKRVKEASLGLGATKWQTIVKLTLPTAMSEIITGILLAAGRIFGEAAAFLYTAGLSSKALNFTEISLTGNKSAFSLFRPAETLAVHIWKLNSEGVVPDASQIANGTAAVLIIAVLLFNIIAKLAGNKLMKAYSGK from the coding sequence ATGAATTCAAAAAGAGCGGATAAAATTGCAACTATTGTTTTCTATGCAATAAGTATATTTATAGTAACTTTGCTTGGAGCATTTATTGCTTATATTTTATATAAGGGTGGAAGTATGTTAAAACCATCTTTCTTGTTTGGAAAGCCTAAAATATCAGGAGCAGGTGGAGGAATTGGTCCACAGTTGTTTAACTCATTTTATATGCTTATAATATCACTTTTAATAACTATACCAATAGGTATTGGTGCAGGAATATATTTAGCTGAATATGCAAAACAAGGACCTATTGTTAATTTTATTAGAATTTGTCTTGAAACAATGTCATCATTACCTTCTATAGTTATAGGTATGTTTGGTTTATTAGTTTTTGTTAATATGGCAGGATGGGGATATTCAATACTTGCAGGAGCGTTATCAGTAAGTATATTAAATATACCTTCTATGACAAGAATATCAGAAGATGCTATAAAATCAGCAAGCAAAAGAGTGAAAGAAGCATCTTTAGGTTTAGGTGCAACTAAATGGCAAACTATAGTAAAACTTACACTTCCAACAGCTATGAGTGAAATTATAACAGGAATATTACTTGCAGCAGGAAGAATATTTGGTGAAGCAGCAGCTTTCCTTTATACAGCAGGATTAAGTTCAAAGGCATTAAATTTTACAGAGATAAGTTTGACTGGAAATAAATCTGCTTTCTCTCTATTTAGACCAGCTGAAACTTTAGCTGTTCATATATGGAAACTTAATTCAGAAGGGGTAGTTCCAGATGCATCACAAATAGCAAATGGTACAGCGGCAGTACTTATAATAGCAGTTTTATTATTCAATATTATTGCAAAATTAGCAGGAAATAAATTGATGAAAGCTTATAGCG
- the pstC gene encoding phosphate ABC transporter permease subunit PstC, whose product MEKRSFKERLKNEYIGQGFAGICGMLIILITISIIIFIASKGIKIFTEDGYSITQFLFKDNWQPSQEEPSFGALAFIAGSTLVSVGAIVLSAPIAVSLAIFTNVISKGFGSKVIKPCLEILVGIPSVVYGWVGISVLVPFIKNNFGGMGYSLLSGILVLSLMVLPTIATLCIDAIKTIPQDHIEASYGLGATRWQTIYKVIVPGAKSGILTGIVLGIARAFGEALAVQMVIGNTVKIPDGILSSMSTLTSVITMDMANTVGGTMWNNALWSLALILLIISFGFILLVRFIGKRCSK is encoded by the coding sequence ATGGAAAAAAGAAGTTTTAAGGAGAGGCTGAAAAATGAATATATAGGCCAGGGATTTGCAGGAATTTGTGGAATGTTAATAATTTTAATTACAATATCAATTATTATATTCATTGCATCTAAGGGAATAAAAATATTTACGGAAGATGGGTATAGTATAACGCAGTTCTTATTTAAGGATAACTGGCAGCCAAGTCAGGAAGAGCCTTCCTTTGGAGCTTTAGCTTTCATTGCTGGTTCAACCTTAGTATCAGTAGGGGCAATAGTATTAAGTGCACCTATAGCAGTAAGCCTTGCTATATTTACAAATGTAATATCAAAAGGATTTGGTAGCAAAGTTATAAAACCTTGTCTTGAAATTTTAGTTGGTATACCATCAGTTGTTTATGGATGGGTTGGTATTTCAGTATTGGTTCCATTCATAAAAAATAATTTTGGTGGTATGGGGTATTCATTACTTTCAGGGATTTTAGTTCTTTCATTAATGGTATTACCTACTATTGCAACTTTATGTATAGATGCTATAAAAACTATTCCACAAGATCATATTGAAGCCTCTTATGGCTTAGGAGCAACAAGATGGCAGACTATTTATAAGGTTATAGTTCCAGGAGCTAAATCTGGAATACTTACAGGGATTGTTCTTGGGATAGCAAGAGCATTTGGAGAAGCATTAGCAGTTCAGATGGTAATAGGAAATACAGTGAAAATACCTGATGGCATTCTTTCTTCAATGTCGACATTAACGAGTGTAATAACAATGGACATGGCAAATACAGTTGGTGGAACAATGTGGAATAATGCATTGTGGTCATTAGCATTAATTCTATTGATTATATCATTCGGATTCATATTATTAGTTAGATTTATTGGGAAGAGGTGCAGCAAATAA